The following coding sequences lie in one Silene latifolia isolate original U9 population chromosome 5, ASM4854445v1, whole genome shotgun sequence genomic window:
- the LOC141657103 gene encoding plasmodesmata-located protein 2 isoform X2, with protein MLIILLFLITLTIPISKSTPDYTAVVYKGCAKQTLSDPTSSYTQTLTTLTTTLIQHSSTSKFYKLTTGSGSQFTISGLYQCRGDLTNTDCYNCVTKIPLIMNTVCGRVVSARVQLLGCYMLYEVSGFAQISGMQMLFKVCSPTNVAGSGFEMRRDTALQVMENGVVETGRNGFFTTTYQGVYVLGQCEGDLGNGDCGLCVKAAVEKAQVECGSSLSGQLYLHKCFISYGYFPNGVPSSGGSGYSSSSEQNTGKIVAIILGASAGLGFIVILALFLRGLKKKDDDF; from the exons ATGCTCATAATTCTCCTCTTCTTAATCACCCTAACAATCCCAATTTCCAAATCTACCCCTGATTATACAGCAGTAGTCTACAAAGGCTGTGCAAAACAAACATTATCAGATCCAACTAGTTCATACACACAAACATTAACAACTCTAACAACAACCTTAATCCAACATTCTTCAACTTCCAAATTCTACAAACTTACCACTGGTAGTGGGTCCCAGTTTACTATTTCAGGTTTATACCAATGTAGAGGTGACTTAACCAACACTGACTGTTACAATTGTGTGACCAAAATACCCTTGATCATGAACACTGTCTGTGGGAGAGTAGTTTCAGCTAGGGTTCAGCTTTTAGGGTGTTATATGTTGTATGAGGTTTCTGGGTTTGCTCAGATTAGTGGAATGCAAATGTTGTTTAAGGTTTGTAGTCCAACTAATGTAGCCGGGTCGGGTTTCGAAATGAGAAGGGATACTGCATTGCAAGTCATGGAAAATGGAGTTGTGGAAACTGGGAGGAATGGTTTTTTTACAACTACTTATCAAGGTGTGTATGTTTTGGGTCAATGTGAGGGTGATTTGGGAAATGGTGATTGTGGGCTTTGTGTTAAAGCTGCTGTCGAAAAAGCCCAAGTTGAATGTGGGAGTTCTTTGTCTGGTCAGCTTTATTTGCATAAGTGTTTTATTAGTTATGGTTATTTTCCTAATGGTGTTCCGTCTTCTGGTGGTTCTGGTTATTCCTCTTCTTCAG AACAAAATACTGGAAAAATTGTTGCGATAATTCTTGGAGCGTCAGCTGGTTTGGGATTCATAGTCATTCTGGCACTCTTCCTAAGAGGATTGAAGAAAAAAGATGATG ATTTTTGA
- the LOC141657103 gene encoding plasmodesmata-located protein 3 isoform X1 produces MLIILLFLITLTIPISKSTPDYTAVVYKGCAKQTLSDPTSSYTQTLTTLTTTLIQHSSTSKFYKLTTGSGSQFTISGLYQCRGDLTNTDCYNCVTKIPLIMNTVCGRVVSARVQLLGCYMLYEVSGFAQISGMQMLFKVCSPTNVAGSGFEMRRDTALQVMENGVVETGRNGFFTTTYQGVYVLGQCEGDLGNGDCGLCVKAAVEKAQVECGSSLSGQLYLHKCFISYGYFPNGVPSSGGSGYSSSSGSEQNTGKIVAIILGASAGLGFIVILALFLRGLKKKDDDF; encoded by the exons ATGCTCATAATTCTCCTCTTCTTAATCACCCTAACAATCCCAATTTCCAAATCTACCCCTGATTATACAGCAGTAGTCTACAAAGGCTGTGCAAAACAAACATTATCAGATCCAACTAGTTCATACACACAAACATTAACAACTCTAACAACAACCTTAATCCAACATTCTTCAACTTCCAAATTCTACAAACTTACCACTGGTAGTGGGTCCCAGTTTACTATTTCAGGTTTATACCAATGTAGAGGTGACTTAACCAACACTGACTGTTACAATTGTGTGACCAAAATACCCTTGATCATGAACACTGTCTGTGGGAGAGTAGTTTCAGCTAGGGTTCAGCTTTTAGGGTGTTATATGTTGTATGAGGTTTCTGGGTTTGCTCAGATTAGTGGAATGCAAATGTTGTTTAAGGTTTGTAGTCCAACTAATGTAGCCGGGTCGGGTTTCGAAATGAGAAGGGATACTGCATTGCAAGTCATGGAAAATGGAGTTGTGGAAACTGGGAGGAATGGTTTTTTTACAACTACTTATCAAGGTGTGTATGTTTTGGGTCAATGTGAGGGTGATTTGGGAAATGGTGATTGTGGGCTTTGTGTTAAAGCTGCTGTCGAAAAAGCCCAAGTTGAATGTGGGAGTTCTTTGTCTGGTCAGCTTTATTTGCATAAGTGTTTTATTAGTTATGGTTATTTTCCTAATGGTGTTCCGTCTTCTGGTGGTTCTGGTTATTCCTCTTCTTCAG GTTCAGAACAAAATACTGGAAAAATTGTTGCGATAATTCTTGGAGCGTCAGCTGGTTTGGGATTCATAGTCATTCTGGCACTCTTCCTAAGAGGATTGAAGAAAAAAGATGATG ATTTTTGA
- the LOC141655113 gene encoding putative pentatricopeptide repeat-containing protein At5g52630, which yields MEKDPRISHAQIIKTSNTLDQQHSLPLLNKLITFYSKSHQFPKALSVFHQIPSPNVVSWTALISGNPNSPLSLHHFISMLRHPTRPNQRTLASVFKTCASLCLLSFGQQLHAMSLKLCLCFQPFCGCALVDLYMKCRVLDHARKVFDEMPVKDEVCYSSMVVGFARNCRPVDALGVFAEMVGSGVSSTVYSVSGALTAGAELAALEQCRVIHGHGVVTGINRAVYVSTGLVTAYGKCGMVSEARRVFDESLFDMNIVGWNAMMAAYAHQGNKLSVIELFRLAELRGLVLDDYSFLAVLTSLYNAGLADEAEKWISKMKVDYKLEPSLEHYTCLVGALGRVGRLDDAERVAMTMPFKPDAGIWRVLLSASAANGAPETAWRMSKRLLDIDPYDDSAYVIAANTFSAVGRRYEASEIRKKMNNLRVKKESGKSWIEVRGEVHVFVAGDGKHNRIDEVYSKLAELMKEIGKLGYVPNWSEMIHDVEEGEKREGLSYHSEKLALAFGVVSGAAPPGKPLRILKNLRICRDCHEAFKYFSLILEKEIIVRDVNRYHTFLDGKCTCGDYW from the coding sequence atggaaaaagacCCGCGCATTTCCCACGCTCAAATAATCAAAACATCAAACACACTTGATCAACAACACTCACTTCCATTACTCAACAAACTCATCACTTTCTACTCAAAATCTCATCAATTTCCCAAAGCTTTATCTGTTTTCCATCAAATCCCATCTCCCAATGTCGTTTCTTGGACTGCCCTTATCTCCGGAAATCCCAATTCCCCATTGTCTCTCCACCATTTCATCTCCATGCTTCGACACCCGACTCGCCCGAACCAGAGGACTTTAGCCTCGGTTTTCAAGACTTGTGCTTCATTATGTCTTCTTTCGTTTGGGCAGCAGCTTCATGCTATGTCTCTTAAGCTTTGTTTATGTTTTCAGCCGTTTTGCGGGTGTGCCCTTGTTGATTTGTATATGAAATGTCGGGTTCTTGATCATGCACGgaaggtgtttgatgaaatgcctgtGAAAGATGAGGTGTGTTATTCGTCTATGGTTGTTGGGTTTGCGAGGAATTGTCGCCCGGTTGATGCTTTAGGGGTTTTTGCTGAGATGGTGGGTAGCGGGGTGAGTTCGACGGTGTATAGTGTTTCAGGGGCGTTGACTGCTGGTGCTGAGCTTGCGGCTTTGGAACAATGTAGGGTGATTCATGGTCATGGGGTTGTTACTGGGATTAATAGAGCTGTTTATGTGAGCACGGGATTGGTTACCGCTTATGGGAAGTGTGGAATGGTGTCTGAGGCGAGGAGAGTATTTGACGAATCATTGTTTGATATGAACATTGTTGGGTGGAATGCAATGATGGCTGCGTATGCTCATCAAGGCAACAAATTGTCTGTTATCGAGTTGTTTAGGTTGGCTGAATTGCGAGGACTTGTTCTTGATGACTACAGCTTCTTAGCTGTACTAACATCGTTGTATAATGCAGGGTTGGCTGACGAGGCTGAAAAGTGGATCAGTAAGATGAAAGTTGATTACAAATTGGAACCATCGTTAGAGCATTATACGTGCTTAGTGGGTGCTTTGGGTCGAGTTGGGAGGTTAGATGATGCAGAGAGGGTTGCAATGACAATGCCATTCAAGCCAGATGCTGGAATATGGCGAGTCCTACTTTCGGCGAGTGCAGCTAATGGTGCTCCCGAAACTGCTTGGAGGATGAGTAAGAGACTATTAGATATTGACCCATATGATGATTCTGCCTATGTGATTGCTGCTAATACATTCTCAGCAGTAGGGAGACGGTATGAAGCTTCGGAAATCAGAAAGAAGATGAATAACTTGAGGGTGAAAAAGGAAAGCGGGAAGAGTTGGATTGAGGTACGTGGAGAAGTGCATGTTTTCGTGGCAGGGGATGGTAAGCATAATAGGATAGATGAGGTTTACTCAAAACTTGCAGAGCTCATGAAGGAAATTGGTAAACTTGGTTATGTGCCAAATTGGAGTGAAATGATTCATGATGTAGAAGAAGGGGAGAAAAGAGAAGGGCTTTCGTATCACAGCGAGAAGTTGGCATTGGCATTTGGGGTGGTTAGTGGTGCAGctcctcctgggaagcctctaaGGATTTTAAAGAATCTCAGAATATGTAGGGATTGTCATGAAGCTTTCAAGTACTTCAGTTTGATTTTGGAAAAGGAGATTATTGTGAGAGATGTTAACAGATACCATACATTTCTAGATGGAAAGTGCACTTGTGGTGATTATTGGTGA
- the LOC141657104 gene encoding putative protein phosphatase 2C 34 — MVQFSSLFEGLAKSVSFKGSTGKTDKGREAAETLADEARKNHLILRCPGETSSRCKHVASVFTKKGEKGLNQDCLTVWEKFGYQQDMTFCGVYDGHGAWGHFVAKWVSKFLPTLLLCNWQEVLAVHALNIDLDPKLSQQTCETKKFHIWKQIFSRTCSTIDKKLEHHPRIDSFDSGTTALTIVRQGDILTVANVGDSRAVLATTNEDGNLIPVQLTIDLKPNLPEEAERIARSGGRVICSDDEAGVYRVWPPNKGPGLALSRALGDHSLKKYGLISEPQVMLRHININDQFVILATDGVWDVVSNEKAVQIVSSAPAREHSAKRLVKYAASAWKSKRPGIAMDDISAICLYLHPSSPCL; from the exons ATGGTGCAATTTTCATCGCTGTTTGAGGGACTGGCAAAGAGTGTTTCATTTAAGGGAAGTACTGGTAAGACTGATAAGGGAAGGGAAGCTGCTGAAACATTGGCAGATGAAGCAAGGAAGAATCATCTTATTCTAAGATGTCCTGGTGAAACATCCTCAAGGTGCAAACATGTAGCGTCGGTTTTCAccaaaaagggagaaaaagggcTTAATCAAGACTGCTTGACAGTTTGGGAG AAGTTTGGGTATCAGCAAGATATGACTTTCTGTGGTGTTTATGATGGACATGGTGCCTGGGGTCACTTTGTTGCTAAATGGGTCAGCAAATTTCTGCCTACTTTATTGCTATGCAATTGGCAAGAAGTGCTTGCCGTGCATGCGCTTAATATTGATCTTGATCCAAAATTGAGTCAACAAACCTGTGAAACCAAGAAATTCCACATATGGAAGCAAATATTTTCTAGGACTTGTTCTACCATTGATAAAAAACTTGAGCACCATCCTAGAATTGACTCATTTGATAGTGGGACGACAGCTTTGACAATTGTGAGACAG GGTGATATTCTTACGGTGGCGAATGTTGGTGATTCTCGGGCTGTCTTGGCTACAACTAATGAAGACGGAAATTTGATACCAGTTCAGCTGACGATTGATTTAAAGCCCAACTTACCAG AGGAAGCAGAAAGGATAGCACGATCTGGAGGGCGAGTAATATGTTCAGATGATGAAGCAGGGGTTTATAGGGTGTGGCCACCAAATAAAGGGCCAGGGCTGGCACTATCACGAGCTTTAGGCGATCATTCTTTGAAAAAGTATGGTCTTATTTCTGAGCCTCAAGTGATGCTGAGGCATATCAACATTAATGACCAATTTGTTATATTGGCTACGGATGGG GTTTGGGATGTCGTCTCCAATGAAAAAGCAGTGCAGATTGTTAGTTCGGCACCAGCCAGGGAACATTCTGCTAAGAGGCTTGTAAAATATGCTGCTAGTGCTTGGAAATCTAAGCGGCCTGGTATCGCCATGGATGACATCTCAGCCATTTGCTTGTACCTTCACCCCTCATCACCTTGTCTGTGA